The [Bacillus] selenitireducens MLS10 genome includes a region encoding these proteins:
- a CDS encoding DUF6612 family protein: MTNHRITGIGFLSLTALLTACGNQSESGESVEEIVNQSQEAMHELESYAVEMNMTQHMGMGEDSEDAMVIHSESFMDITLDPMTFKQEMVMDLSEMGGLAGNDADETEMSYLSYFHEEDGLFVEDPAMGTWMKFPESYLDDVLAMSDMQMNPQEQLQFLEQYMTELSLEEDEDYYHITLITEDIQMEELMEALQGLDADAPGLEGMDELFGMMELKELDYSITIAKDTYYQTEGTMNMIMAMDMMGQNITTEQKTHMIMSQFNDIEPVNIPQDVLDNAEEIDDMHGVPGM, translated from the coding sequence ATGACAAATCACAGGATAACCGGTATTGGCTTCCTGTCTCTGACCGCACTGCTTACAGCCTGCGGAAATCAGTCCGAATCCGGGGAATCAGTCGAAGAGATTGTGAACCAGTCACAGGAAGCGATGCATGAGTTGGAATCATACGCTGTTGAAATGAATATGACGCAGCATATGGGCATGGGGGAAGACAGTGAAGACGCCATGGTCATTCATTCTGAGAGCTTCATGGATATCACACTTGATCCAATGACATTTAAGCAGGAAATGGTGATGGATCTGAGCGAAATGGGCGGTCTCGCGGGTAACGATGCTGATGAAACAGAGATGAGCTACCTTTCCTATTTCCATGAAGAAGACGGCCTCTTTGTCGAGGATCCTGCAATGGGAACCTGGATGAAATTCCCTGAATCATACTTGGATGACGTACTTGCCATGTCTGACATGCAAATGAATCCGCAAGAACAGCTCCAGTTCCTTGAACAGTATATGACGGAGCTATCCTTGGAAGAAGATGAAGATTATTATCACATCACACTCATCACTGAAGATATCCAGATGGAAGAGCTGATGGAAGCTCTGCAGGGACTTGACGCGGATGCTCCAGGTCTTGAAGGGATGGATGAGCTCTTTGGCATGATGGAGCTCAAAGAACTTGACTATTCGATTACGATTGCCAAAGACACTTATTATCAGACTGAAGGTACGATGAACATGATTATGGCGATGGATATGATGGGACAAAACATTACGACAGAACAAAAGACGCATATGATCATGTCACAGTTCAATGACATTGAGCCTGTCAACATCCCTCAGGACGTTCTTGACAATGCTGAAGAGATCGACGATATGCACGGCGTCCCTGGCATGTAG
- a CDS encoding electron transfer flavoprotein subunit beta/FixA family protein — protein MNILVCIKQVPDTKIIKVNPKTNTLDRSSAPAILNPYDAHAVEEAVRLKEKHGGKVIVLSMGPPQAANAIRKCVEIGADEGYLISDRKFAGADTLATSYALFKAIEKLEKEQGVDLVLCGKHAIDGDTGQVGPGIARRMGIPPLTNVISIEEADTEKKKIQVNRKIEDGHEVIESTLPCLLTVEKEINEVAYSPLPNMMRAARYKPTVWTVEDLDDVDMKQLGLKGSPTIVGRMWPPEKSSGAEMVEGSAEDKVKRVVSVLLEKPEMFAAKGGEKA, from the coding sequence ATGAACATTCTTGTTTGTATTAAACAAGTTCCTGACACGAAGATCATTAAAGTGAATCCAAAGACAAACACGCTCGACCGCTCCAGTGCACCGGCAATTTTGAATCCGTATGATGCACATGCAGTGGAAGAAGCCGTACGATTGAAAGAAAAGCACGGAGGAAAGGTAATTGTTCTTTCCATGGGACCGCCACAGGCAGCCAACGCCATCCGAAAGTGTGTGGAAATTGGGGCAGATGAAGGGTACCTGATTTCGGATCGAAAGTTCGCAGGCGCAGACACGCTGGCAACAAGCTACGCCCTCTTTAAAGCCATTGAGAAGCTCGAAAAAGAACAGGGTGTTGATCTTGTTCTCTGTGGCAAACACGCGATTGACGGTGACACAGGTCAGGTAGGACCGGGAATTGCAAGACGAATGGGGATCCCGCCGCTGACCAATGTTATCAGCATCGAAGAGGCGGATACTGAGAAGAAAAAAATTCAAGTGAACCGAAAGATTGAAGACGGTCATGAAGTCATTGAATCAACGCTTCCGTGTCTGTTGACTGTGGAAAAAGAGATTAACGAAGTTGCCTATTCACCGCTTCCGAACATGATGCGTGCAGCACGTTACAAACCGACGGTCTGGACCGTTGAAGATTTGGACGATGTGGATATGAAGCAGCTCGGACTCAAAGGCTCTCCAACCATCGTTGGCCGTATGTGGCCGCCGGAGAAGAGCTCAGGGGCTGAAATGGTTGAAGGATCGGCAGAAGACAAGGTGAAGAGAGTGGTTTCCGTACTGCTTGAAAAGCCTGAAATGTTTGCTGCGAAAGGCGGGGAGAAAGCATGA
- a CDS encoding electron transfer flavoprotein subunit alpha/FixB family protein, translating into MNIEEYKDVWVFIEQRDGEIFDVGLELLGAGRELADKLEVNLCGVLLGDGIKDKAEDLYQYGADVVYVIDNPVLKQYRSETYMKAVGDLVRKYKPEIFVYGATSNGKDLASAVATEVMTGLTADTTMLDIDLEKRLFEASRPAFGGNIMATILCKKHRPQMATVRPKVMRKPEPDPSRKGKVIEEKIQMKEDDLRTKVVEVVKAAKKGANLEEAEIIVAGGKGIKDEKGFQMVKDLADAMNATVGASRDVVEAGIIGHEYQVGQTGLTVTPKIYIAIGISGAVQHVVGMQNSELIIAINNDPDATIFNAAHYGIVGDAFEIVPMLTEEFKKALAEQEKGVTTNA; encoded by the coding sequence ATGAATATAGAAGAGTACAAAGATGTCTGGGTATTTATCGAACAGCGTGACGGCGAGATTTTTGACGTGGGTCTTGAGCTTCTCGGGGCAGGACGCGAACTTGCAGACAAGCTTGAAGTAAATCTGTGTGGCGTGCTTCTCGGCGATGGCATCAAAGACAAGGCTGAAGATTTATACCAGTATGGCGCTGATGTCGTCTATGTTATTGATAATCCTGTATTAAAGCAATACCGTTCAGAAACGTATATGAAGGCTGTGGGGGATCTTGTTCGTAAATACAAGCCGGAGATTTTTGTTTACGGTGCCACATCAAACGGGAAAGACCTCGCAAGTGCTGTAGCAACAGAAGTCATGACTGGTCTGACAGCCGACACGACGATGCTTGATATCGATCTCGAGAAGCGTCTGTTTGAAGCGAGCCGTCCGGCATTTGGCGGGAACATCATGGCAACGATTCTCTGTAAGAAGCACCGTCCGCAGATGGCGACGGTCCGTCCAAAAGTCATGAGAAAGCCTGAACCGGATCCATCGAGAAAAGGAAAAGTTATTGAAGAGAAGATACAGATGAAAGAAGATGACCTCCGTACAAAAGTCGTTGAGGTCGTGAAAGCAGCGAAAAAAGGTGCAAACCTTGAAGAAGCGGAAATCATTGTTGCCGGCGGAAAAGGCATCAAGGATGAGAAGGGCTTCCAGATGGTCAAAGACCTTGCTGATGCCATGAATGCCACAGTCGGTGCGAGCCGTGACGTGGTTGAAGCCGGCATTATCGGACATGAGTATCAGGTAGGGCAGACCGGATTAACAGTCACACCTAAAATCTATATAGCCATTGGAATCTCAGGAGCCGTTCAGCACGTCGTCGGTATGCAGAACTCCGAATTGATTATTGCGATTAATAATGATCCGGATGCAACCATCTTCAATGCCGCACATTACGGCATCGTCGGTGACGCCTTTGAAATCGTTCCAATGCTGACTGAAGAATTCAAGAAGGCTCTTGCAGAACAAGAAAAAGGAGTGACGACGAATGCCTGA